Proteins from a genomic interval of Yoonia sp. GPGPB17:
- a CDS encoding MarC family protein: MTELPALIAAFTTLFIIIDPPGLAPVFIALTQGMNAAQRRAIAIRAFLVASGLMMIFLILGEAVLGFIGISMDAFRIAGGILLFLTALDMLFQRRQARREDNAAEGQAEHHDDPSVFPLSLPLIVGPGAITTVILLAGEAQGVADMGAIAGVIIAVLLIVLLAFLAAPAIERALGKTGLNIVTRVLGMLLAALAVQFVLDGLRGFGIGG; this comes from the coding sequence ATGACCGAACTCCCTGCCCTGATTGCGGCCTTCACGACGCTCTTTATCATCATCGACCCGCCGGGTCTGGCGCCTGTTTTCATCGCCCTCACGCAAGGCATGAATGCGGCCCAGAGGCGCGCCATCGCGATCCGCGCGTTCCTTGTGGCCAGTGGGTTGATGATGATCTTCCTGATCCTCGGCGAGGCTGTTCTTGGTTTCATAGGCATCTCGATGGACGCCTTCCGCATCGCCGGGGGTATTCTGCTATTCCTCACCGCGCTCGACATGCTGTTTCAACGCAGGCAAGCCCGCCGCGAAGACAACGCTGCCGAAGGCCAGGCCGAACACCACGACGACCCGTCCGTCTTTCCTCTGTCGCTGCCATTGATCGTCGGCCCCGGTGCGATCACCACGGTGATCCTGCTGGCTGGCGAAGCGCAGGGGGTCGCCGATATGGGGGCTATTGCTGGCGTGATCATCGCGGTGCTGTTGATTGTTCTTCTGGCCTTTCTTGCCGCCCCTGCAATCGAACGGGCCTTGGGCAAAACCGGTCTCAACATCGTGACCCGGGTTTTGGGCATGCTGCTGGCCGCGTTGGCCGTGCAATTTGTTCTGGATGGCCTGCGGGGTTTTGGGATCGGCGGTTAG
- a CDS encoding retropepsin-like aspartic protease family protein — MAQQAAIWVLIFVGVIGAYGLWEDISNDVNPRQAIIDDSTIAVPRGNDGHYNLTLEINGASVDFVVDTGASQVVLSQQDAARIGIDLASLNYSSFANTANGVVRTAPVMLEDVVLGGITDSGIPAVVNGGEMDVSLLGMTYLGLYDRIEISNGQLVLNR, encoded by the coding sequence ATGGCGCAACAGGCCGCGATCTGGGTGCTGATCTTTGTTGGCGTCATCGGGGCCTACGGGCTGTGGGAAGACATCAGCAATGATGTGAACCCACGCCAAGCCATCATCGATGACAGCACAATTGCCGTGCCGCGCGGGAACGATGGCCACTACAACCTGACGCTCGAAATCAACGGTGCATCCGTGGATTTCGTGGTCGATACGGGCGCCAGCCAAGTGGTCCTGTCGCAACAAGACGCCGCACGGATCGGGATTGATCTGGCATCTTTGAACTACTCCAGCTTTGCCAATACGGCGAATGGTGTGGTGCGCACCGCCCCTGTCATGCTTGAGGACGTCGTTCTAGGCGGCATCACCGATAGCGGTATTCCCGCCGTTGTTAACGGCGGCGAGATGGATGTGTCCCTGCTTGGTATGACCTATCTAGGGCTCTATGACCGGATCGAAATCTCGAACGGGCAATTGGTGTTGAACAGATGA
- a CDS encoding SDR family oxidoreductase: protein MTKVILTTGCSSGLGVQLAVDAAKAGHNVFATMRNLRKRAALDTAAVEAGVALKVLPLDVQDFDSVAACVDQVLDDAGRIDVLINNAGAGFVRSTEQASEADISWVMDVNFMGVVRCVKAVIPHFRKQRSGHVINISSVGGLVGQPFNEIYCGAKFAVEGYTEAMASYISPNFGINFTIVEPGGIQSEFAASVLKQVEETGGMLDDEYLPILQKYVGGSQTRQAGSDIYQTAAEVSAVVMDCIASDAPPIRTRTSKWGEAFCALKTDLDPDGKKLQQQVFDQFLSD, encoded by the coding sequence ATGACCAAAGTTATTCTGACCACCGGGTGTTCTTCTGGGTTGGGCGTCCAATTGGCCGTTGATGCGGCCAAGGCCGGGCACAATGTTTTTGCAACGATGCGGAACCTTAGGAAGCGCGCCGCCCTTGATACTGCGGCGGTCGAGGCTGGCGTCGCGCTGAAGGTCTTGCCGCTGGATGTGCAAGACTTCGATTCAGTGGCGGCCTGTGTGGATCAGGTGCTTGACGATGCCGGGCGCATTGATGTTTTGATCAACAACGCTGGCGCGGGTTTTGTACGATCAACCGAGCAGGCGAGCGAGGCAGATATCTCTTGGGTGATGGACGTCAATTTCATGGGTGTCGTGCGCTGTGTGAAAGCCGTGATCCCGCATTTCCGCAAGCAACGTAGTGGGCATGTGATTAACATCTCTTCTGTCGGCGGCCTTGTCGGCCAACCTTTCAATGAGATTTACTGCGGCGCGAAATTTGCGGTGGAAGGCTACACCGAGGCGATGGCCTCCTACATTTCGCCGAATTTCGGCATCAATTTTACCATCGTCGAACCCGGCGGTATTCAGTCAGAGTTTGCGGCCAGTGTCCTCAAACAGGTCGAAGAAACTGGCGGGATGCTGGATGACGAATACCTGCCGATCCTGCAAAAATACGTAGGTGGGTCGCAGACCCGTCAGGCCGGGTCCGATATCTATCAGACGGCCGCCGAGGTCTCGGCTGTTGTGATGGATTGCATCGCATCGGATGCGCCGCCGATCCGCACCCGGACGTCAAAATGGGGCGAAGCGTTTTGCGCGCTTAAGACCGACCTCGATCCGGATGGAAAGAAGCTGCAGCAGCAGGTTTTTGATCAGTTCCTGAGCGACTAG
- a CDS encoding DNA polymerase III subunit chi — protein sequence MGAAFFYHLTDSPLEATLPMLIGKARGAGWRILVRGRDEALLQRLDDVLWQGPEDQFLPHGMAGGPHDADQSVLLGDGPSDGFCCVMSVGGAEVRADEVTTLERTCILFDGHDGAALETARGQWKVLTDAGCTAQYWAQEGGRWTMKAEK from the coding sequence GTGGGCGCTGCTTTCTTCTATCACCTGACCGACAGTCCGCTTGAGGCGACCTTGCCGATGCTGATCGGTAAGGCCCGCGGTGCGGGTTGGCGCATTCTGGTGCGGGGACGGGATGAAGCACTATTGCAGCGGCTGGATGACGTGCTGTGGCAGGGTCCTGAGGATCAGTTTTTGCCGCATGGGATGGCCGGTGGGCCGCATGATGCCGATCAGTCGGTCTTGTTGGGTGATGGGCCTAGCGACGGGTTCTGTTGCGTGATGAGCGTGGGTGGGGCGGAGGTCAGAGCGGATGAGGTGACGACACTGGAACGCACCTGCATTCTGTTTGACGGGCATGATGGTGCCGCGCTTGAAACGGCGCGCGGTCAATGGAAGGTGCTGACGGACGCCGGGTGCACTGCACAGTATTGGGCGCAAGAGGGTGGCCGTTGGACGATGAAAGCCGAGAAGTAA
- the lptF gene encoding LPS export ABC transporter permease LptF produces MLSQLMVLFGFFSLVLILIYWINRAVVLFDQLIADGQSAGVFLEFTALSLPSVMRLALPLAAFAAAVYVTNRMSTESELTVVQATGYSPFRLAQPVLYFGIIVALMMSALMHFLVPMSSARLAERQAEIAQNITARLLTEGQFLEPINGVTFYIREITPAGELQDIFLSDKRSESEQITYTAAKAFLVRDDEATQLVMLDGMVQTLRTENQRLFTTTFADFAYNISNLIEEPRNRGRRDSHLFTWELLSPTPALEAETRRDAARLIARGHDRFSQSILGIVAALLGFSALMVGGYSRFGVWKQIVGAIFLIIVVKAVETSGLRIARSDPQLWMVAYLQSAVGFVMIWFLLFWASRPYLFKRRQAEGSTP; encoded by the coding sequence ATGTTGTCGCAACTTATGGTGCTTTTCGGTTTCTTCAGTCTTGTGCTGATCCTGATCTACTGGATCAACCGGGCGGTTGTCCTGTTTGACCAGTTGATTGCAGACGGTCAATCGGCGGGAGTTTTTCTGGAATTCACTGCTTTGTCGCTGCCATCGGTCATGCGTCTCGCCTTGCCTTTGGCGGCCTTTGCCGCTGCTGTTTATGTCACCAACCGCATGTCGACAGAGTCGGAGCTGACGGTCGTGCAGGCCACAGGCTATTCACCGTTTCGGTTGGCCCAGCCGGTCCTGTACTTTGGGATCATCGTCGCCCTCATGATGTCCGCACTGATGCATTTCCTGGTGCCGATGAGCAGCGCACGTCTGGCCGAACGGCAGGCCGAGATTGCGCAGAACATCACCGCACGTTTGTTGACTGAGGGCCAGTTTCTGGAGCCGATCAATGGTGTCACCTTCTATATCCGTGAAATTACACCAGCCGGTGAATTGCAGGATATTTTTCTGTCCGACAAACGCTCGGAAAGCGAGCAGATCACCTATACGGCGGCAAAGGCGTTTCTGGTGCGCGATGATGAGGCCACACAATTGGTGATGCTGGATGGGATGGTGCAGACCTTGCGTACTGAAAATCAGCGCCTGTTCACCACCACTTTTGCGGATTTTGCCTATAATATCAGCAATCTCATCGAAGAGCCACGCAACAGAGGACGCAGAGACTCGCATCTGTTTACATGGGAATTGTTAAGCCCGACGCCCGCGCTAGAGGCAGAAACCCGACGCGACGCTGCCCGGCTGATTGCGCGTGGCCATGACCGCTTCAGCCAATCCATCTTGGGTATTGTGGCCGCCTTGTTGGGCTTTTCGGCCCTGATGGTCGGCGGCTACAGCCGCTTTGGGGTCTGGAAACAGATCGTCGGTGCGATTTTCCTGATTATCGTTGTGAAAGCCGTGGAAACCAGCGGGCTGCGCATCGCACGCAGTGACCCTCAGCTTTGGATGGTCGCTTATCTGCAAAGCGCTGTGGGCTTCGTGATGATCTGGTTCCTGCTGTTCTGGGCAAGTCGTCCCTATCTGTTTAAGCGCCGACAGGCCGAGGGGAGCACCCCATGA
- the lptG gene encoding LPS export ABC transporter permease LptG, translating to MILHRYFAGRFLRTFLGVATVFFLIMLFVDLVDQLRRFGNQDATFGDLVMLSLLNIPQAFYAILPLIMILATIALFLSLSRSSEMVVTRAAGRSALKSLLAPLFVALLIGIFAVGVMNPIVAGTSKEFEARSDALRGDSSVLSFGSSGLWLRQGNSEGQTVIRAQNANLDGTRLTNVTFLTFAPDGSPTTRINAASAELTTGAWVLRDVKSWQLAGVTTPEANAELTPDRTVQSTLTPDQIRDSFGTPSSIPIWELPAFIDRLQTAGFSAQRHLVWFHTELALPIFLVSMVLIGASFTLRHQRGGRTGLMVMFAVLLAFVTYFIRNFAQVLGENGELPVLLAAWAPPFAAIGISMGFLLHNEDG from the coding sequence ATGATCCTGCACCGCTATTTCGCCGGTCGCTTTCTGCGCACGTTTCTGGGTGTCGCAACAGTGTTCTTTTTGATCATGCTGTTTGTCGATCTGGTCGATCAGCTGCGGCGGTTTGGCAACCAAGACGCAACATTTGGCGATCTTGTAATGCTGAGTCTTTTGAACATTCCGCAGGCCTTCTACGCCATCCTGCCACTGATTATGATTCTGGCGACAATCGCACTATTTCTCAGCCTGTCGCGCTCGTCCGAAATGGTTGTGACACGGGCCGCCGGGCGATCGGCGCTGAAATCCCTATTGGCCCCACTCTTCGTTGCGCTGCTGATAGGTATCTTTGCCGTAGGTGTGATGAACCCGATTGTGGCTGGTACATCAAAAGAGTTTGAGGCCCGCAGCGACGCGCTGCGCGGCGACAGCTCGGTCCTGTCATTTGGCTCGTCCGGATTGTGGTTGCGACAGGGCAACAGCGAAGGCCAGACTGTCATTCGCGCCCAGAACGCCAATCTGGATGGTACGCGCCTGACTAACGTTACCTTTTTGACCTTTGCACCTGATGGCAGCCCGACTACACGGATCAATGCGGCTTCTGCCGAATTGACCACTGGCGCATGGGTCTTGCGCGATGTGAAGTCATGGCAATTGGCTGGTGTCACAACGCCAGAGGCGAACGCGGAGCTAACCCCCGATCGCACAGTCCAATCCACACTGACTCCCGACCAGATCAGAGACAGCTTTGGGACACCATCCTCCATCCCGATCTGGGAATTGCCCGCTTTTATCGATCGTTTGCAAACGGCCGGTTTTTCGGCACAACGCCATTTGGTGTGGTTTCATACGGAACTGGCTTTGCCGATCTTTTTGGTCTCTATGGTGTTGATTGGCGCCAGCTTCACCCTGCGGCATCAACGTGGCGGGCGTACCGGTCTGATGGTGATGTTTGCCGTTCTTTTGGCCTTCGTCACGTATTTTATCCGTAACTTTGCGCAGGTGTTGGGCGAAAACGGAGAACTGCCGGTGCTTCTGGCGGCATGGGCGCCCCCTTTTGCAGCGATTGGAATTTCGATGGGATTCCTACTGCACAATGAGGACGGATAA
- a CDS encoding LPS-assembly protein LptD, whose amino-acid sequence MRVFLVLFLLLAPVLGSAQGAATLVADRVELNGEDQLIASGNVAALYDGSRLTASQIIYDQPSDTLRIQGPIVIQSSDGTILTAERATLDPRLENGILQSARIVLDQQLQLAATQIDQRNGRFSQLYKTTATSCRVCGTGPPLWEIRAERVVYDAQEQQIYFRNATFRMRGVPLLWLPYMRLPDPALERSSGLLVPEQRNTTQLGFGLKLPYFFTLGDHRDLTVTPYISPETTTVELRYRQAFTNGRITAEGAISDDTLTESNRSYLFADGRFELGDEYQLIFDVETVSDKAYLLDYGYADKDRLDSAIQLLRVSDTELYNARLTYYQTLRDDEPSASLPPFIADIAYEASFAPRFGGLLRYGTSFDLAYRTSDADGDAGRDVARLGADIDWSDNWVLPNGVLADTQIGLQADVYVVNNDAAFAQEDLRVAPTAGLTLRWPLARMGRNGTSHLLEPVISLSWSDSYGGTPPNEDSLRTELDRANLTAASRFAGEDRIETGPQAAAGLTWTRFGAKRADIDLELWARDPAGSARWVHGNIRVGRTAVRLACRSPSHRAWWFPD is encoded by the coding sequence ATGCGCGTCTTTCTTGTTTTGTTTCTGCTGCTTGCCCCCGTGCTGGGTAGCGCCCAAGGAGCGGCCACACTGGTGGCTGATCGCGTTGAATTGAATGGCGAAGATCAGCTGATCGCCAGCGGCAATGTCGCGGCGCTGTATGACGGCAGCCGCCTGACCGCCAGCCAGATCATCTATGATCAACCCAGTGATACTTTGCGCATCCAGGGGCCAATCGTTATTCAGTCCAGCGATGGCACGATCCTGACCGCCGAGCGCGCCACACTCGACCCTCGGCTTGAAAATGGAATTTTGCAAAGCGCCCGCATTGTGCTGGATCAGCAGTTACAACTGGCGGCAACCCAGATTGACCAGCGCAATGGCCGTTTTTCTCAGCTCTATAAGACAACCGCCACCTCATGCCGGGTTTGTGGCACAGGCCCGCCTTTGTGGGAAATCCGGGCGGAACGCGTTGTCTATGACGCGCAGGAACAACAAATTTACTTTCGCAACGCGACTTTCCGGATGCGCGGCGTTCCGTTACTTTGGCTGCCTTACATGCGCCTGCCGGATCCGGCATTGGAACGTTCGTCAGGATTGCTGGTCCCCGAACAGCGAAACACCACCCAACTTGGGTTCGGCCTGAAGCTTCCGTATTTCTTTACCTTGGGCGATCACCGTGATCTCACGGTAACCCCTTACATCTCGCCCGAGACAACCACTGTCGAACTACGCTACCGGCAGGCCTTTACCAACGGGCGTATCACAGCCGAAGGTGCTATCAGTGACGACACGCTCACCGAAAGCAACCGCTCTTACCTTTTTGCAGATGGGCGCTTTGAATTGGGCGATGAGTATCAACTGATCTTTGACGTCGAAACCGTCAGCGACAAAGCCTATCTGTTGGACTATGGCTATGCTGACAAAGACCGGCTGGACAGCGCGATCCAATTGCTGCGGGTCAGCGATACTGAGCTCTACAACGCCCGACTGACATACTATCAAACGCTGCGCGACGATGAACCCAGCGCATCGCTGCCGCCCTTTATTGCCGATATTGCCTATGAGGCCAGCTTTGCGCCGCGTTTTGGCGGTTTGCTGCGGTATGGGACAAGCTTTGATCTGGCCTATCGCACCAGCGACGCCGATGGAGACGCGGGGCGCGATGTGGCCAGACTAGGCGCCGATATTGACTGGTCGGACAATTGGGTCCTACCAAACGGTGTGCTGGCCGATACGCAGATCGGGTTGCAAGCTGACGTCTATGTCGTCAACAACGATGCCGCATTTGCGCAGGAAGACCTACGCGTTGCCCCCACAGCGGGGCTGACGTTGCGCTGGCCATTGGCACGCATGGGCCGAAATGGAACGTCACATTTGCTGGAACCCGTCATCAGCCTCAGCTGGTCCGACAGCTATGGCGGCACGCCACCGAACGAGGACAGTTTGCGCACCGAATTGGACCGGGCCAACCTGACCGCTGCCTCCCGCTTCGCAGGTGAAGACCGCATTGAAACCGGCCCTCAGGCGGCCGCCGGGCTGACTTGGACCCGGTTCGGCGCCAAGCGGGCTGACATCGACCTTGAGCTTTGGGCGCGTGATCCGGCAGGAAGCGCAAGATGGGTTCACGGCAACATCAGGGTTGGACGGACTGCAGTCCGACTGGCTTGTCGCAGCCCAAGTCATCGCGCCTGGTGGTTTCCTGATTGA
- a CDS encoding peptidylprolyl isomerase encodes MTPVITVNDRVITQYELTQRIRLLEVFRTPGDLNEAARNALIEDRLKQQELARFGVTVPEAVLQQSMEEFAGRANLTLPQFTQVLAQNGVDISTLRDFVEIGILWRDFVRSRFSRQVTITDADIERAIAQRGNTTSQLEVLLSEIIIAPPPGREAAAADAANQISRMRSFAEFEAAARQVSALPSRENGGRLDWTPVNNFPPQIRGVILDLERGEVTEPIEIPNAIALFQLRGIREAVRPAQTPVSIEYAAYYIPGGRTDSGLSQAAEVRDQVDTCDDLYGVARNQPTEVLDRLTLAPAEISNDVALELARLDPGEVSYNLTRDNGETLVFLMLCARNNVASDTVNRDTIRGQIRSQRLTALADALLEDLRAAAIIRP; translated from the coding sequence TTGACGCCGGTCATTACGGTGAATGACCGGGTCATCACACAATATGAGCTGACACAACGGATCCGCCTACTTGAAGTGTTCCGCACGCCCGGTGACCTGAACGAAGCGGCCCGCAATGCGCTTATTGAGGACCGACTGAAGCAGCAGGAACTGGCGCGTTTTGGCGTGACAGTGCCCGAAGCCGTACTGCAACAATCCATGGAGGAGTTCGCGGGTCGGGCAAATCTGACACTTCCGCAATTCACTCAGGTTCTGGCCCAGAATGGTGTTGATATCAGCACGTTGCGCGACTTTGTCGAGATCGGCATCCTGTGGCGGGATTTCGTGCGTTCGCGGTTCAGCCGTCAAGTGACAATCACTGACGCCGATATTGAACGGGCGATCGCTCAACGCGGAAATACGACGTCACAACTAGAAGTTCTGCTGAGCGAAATCATTATCGCACCGCCCCCCGGTCGCGAGGCCGCAGCAGCCGACGCCGCCAATCAGATTTCGCGTATGCGCTCGTTTGCTGAATTTGAAGCGGCCGCGCGTCAGGTCTCGGCCCTGCCCTCGCGCGAAAATGGCGGACGGTTGGACTGGACCCCGGTCAACAACTTTCCGCCCCAGATCCGTGGCGTCATCCTTGATCTGGAGCGCGGTGAGGTAACTGAACCGATCGAAATCCCCAACGCTATTGCCTTGTTCCAATTGCGCGGTATCCGTGAAGCAGTGCGACCAGCCCAGACACCGGTCAGCATCGAATACGCGGCCTATTACATCCCCGGCGGACGCACAGATTCCGGCCTTAGCCAAGCTGCTGAGGTACGCGATCAGGTCGACACCTGTGATGACCTTTACGGCGTGGCTCGCAATCAACCAACCGAAGTGCTGGACAGGCTCACGCTGGCCCCTGCCGAGATTTCAAATGATGTGGCCCTTGAACTGGCGCGGCTTGATCCCGGCGAAGTTTCCTACAATCTGACGCGCGACAATGGCGAAACGCTGGTATTTTTGATGCTTTGTGCCCGCAACAATGTTGCATCCGACACGGTCAACCGTGACACCATTCGCGGCCAAATCCGCAGTCAGCGGTTGACAGCGCTTGCAGACGCTTTGTTGGAAGATTTGCGGGCCGCTGCGATTATCCGCCCCTAA
- the pdxA gene encoding 4-hydroxythreonine-4-phosphate dehydrogenase PdxA: protein MRPLAISCGEPAGIGPEIAVAAWKELKNEVPLLWLGDPRHLPSGTDYHTATDPADIHPFKLTVLARDFGGPAVPGRPNPAHAEGVINAIADGVALVQSGAARALCTAPVHKAALIDGADFAYPGHTEYLAALAGTDQVVMMLACDALRVVPTTVHIALAEVRNTLTASLLTDTLLITHAALRRDFGIAKPRIAVAGLNPHAGEDGKMGQEEIEMITPVLEALRAQGLDISGPLSADTMFHAGARMRYDVAVCMYHDQALIPIKTLDFSGGVNVTLGLPFIRTSPDHGTAFDIAGQGKADATSMVAAIRMAAQMADARD, encoded by the coding sequence ATGCGCCCGCTTGCAATCAGTTGTGGGGAACCTGCGGGCATCGGGCCAGAAATCGCTGTCGCCGCTTGGAAGGAACTGAAAAACGAAGTCCCGCTTTTGTGGCTGGGTGATCCACGTCACCTGCCATCCGGAACCGACTATCACACCGCAACCGATCCCGCAGACATCCATCCTTTCAAGTTAACCGTGCTGGCCCGAGACTTTGGTGGCCCTGCCGTACCTGGCCGACCAAACCCCGCTCACGCTGAAGGTGTCATTAACGCCATTGCTGACGGTGTCGCACTGGTGCAATCGGGCGCTGCACGCGCGCTGTGCACCGCACCCGTCCACAAGGCCGCCCTGATCGACGGTGCGGATTTTGCGTATCCTGGCCATACAGAATACCTCGCTGCACTTGCGGGTACGGATCAGGTGGTGATGATGCTGGCCTGCGATGCACTGCGTGTCGTGCCCACGACGGTCCATATCGCACTGGCCGAGGTACGTAACACCCTGACGGCCAGCCTGCTGACAGATACGCTTTTGATCACGCACGCCGCCCTACGCCGCGACTTCGGCATCGCCAAGCCACGCATTGCTGTTGCCGGATTGAATCCGCATGCGGGCGAAGACGGCAAGATGGGACAGGAAGAGATTGAGATGATCACGCCCGTTCTCGAAGCCCTCCGCGCGCAAGGGCTGGATATCTCGGGGCCACTGTCAGCCGACACCATGTTCCATGCTGGCGCGCGCATGCGCTACGACGTTGCCGTCTGTATGTATCACGACCAGGCGCTGATTCCGATCAAGACGCTAGATTTCTCGGGTGGTGTGAACGTCACCCTTGGCCTGCCCTTCATCCGCACATCGCCTGATCACGGCACCGCCTTTGATATTGCGGGGCAAGGCAAAGCGGACGCGACCTCCATGGTCGCCGCCATCCGCATGGCCGCGCAAATGGCCGATGCCCGTGATTGA
- a CDS encoding DUF4167 domain-containing protein produces MRSSKSRSRNKNRNNRPSGGNIINRVFDSSGPDGKVRGTPQQIIEKYNQLHRDAVLSGDRVDAENFAQHAEHYTRMLAEAQREVEAKREEQEEQNRQRQAERDRERQERLKAQEAAANDPAQMDQPDIPVEAGESGLVETPEEKPRKPRRPRKPRPNPDEGTNEGNTPEAAE; encoded by the coding sequence ATGAGATCATCGAAGTCACGGTCGCGGAATAAGAACCGCAACAACCGGCCCTCGGGCGGAAACATCATTAACCGGGTGTTTGATAGCTCCGGTCCTGATGGCAAGGTGCGCGGCACCCCGCAACAGATTATTGAGAAATACAACCAGCTCCACCGTGACGCCGTTTTGTCGGGCGATCGCGTGGATGCAGAGAACTTTGCCCAACACGCAGAGCACTACACCCGCATGCTTGCAGAAGCGCAGCGCGAGGTTGAGGCGAAGCGTGAAGAACAGGAAGAGCAAAACCGCCAGCGTCAGGCCGAACGTGACCGCGAACGTCAGGAGCGTTTAAAAGCGCAAGAGGCGGCAGCGAATGATCCGGCGCAGATGGATCAGCCCGATATACCTGTGGAAGCTGGCGAGAGCGGATTGGTTGAGACCCCGGAAGAAAAGCCGCGCAAGCCACGCAGGCCCCGCAAGCCGCGTCCGAACCCTGATGAGGGAACCAACGAGGGCAATACGCCAGAGGCTGCTGAATGA
- the prmC gene encoding peptide chain release factor N(5)-glutamine methyltransferase, translating to MSDRVTGSQLLTAASKTLTKAGVPDAARDARRLFAFASGVGASRLTLILPDPVTEEVAARFHGLIARRSRFEPVSHLTGTRAFYGREFEVTKDVLDPRPETETLIEAALRDPFARVLDLGTGSGCILVTLLAEAPEAVGVGGDVSPAALAVALRNAQRHKVDDRATFVQSDWMGAIKRRFDLIVANPPYIAADEMAALSRDVRAWEPRMALTDEADGLSAYRTIVGQARDALIPGGRLMFEIGATQGPAVAKLVAAAGLRRVFVIPDLDGRDRVVKGQMADFDDDTPR from the coding sequence GTGAGTGACCGGGTGACGGGCAGCCAACTGCTGACCGCTGCGTCCAAGACATTAACCAAGGCCGGGGTGCCAGACGCGGCGCGCGACGCGCGCAGGCTTTTTGCGTTTGCCTCTGGCGTGGGGGCAAGCCGTCTGACCCTGATCTTGCCCGATCCGGTGACCGAGGAGGTAGCGGCCCGCTTTCATGGGTTAATCGCCCGACGATCCCGGTTTGAGCCGGTATCGCATCTGACGGGCACGCGGGCGTTCTACGGTCGCGAATTTGAAGTGACAAAAGACGTGCTTGATCCGCGGCCCGAAACCGAGACCCTGATCGAAGCCGCACTGCGTGACCCGTTCGCGCGGGTGTTGGATCTTGGAACAGGGTCAGGCTGTATTCTGGTCACCTTGCTGGCCGAAGCTCCAGAAGCGGTTGGTGTGGGGGGCGATGTGTCGCCAGCTGCGTTGGCGGTGGCCTTGCGTAATGCGCAACGGCATAAGGTCGACGATCGCGCGACTTTTGTCCAAAGCGATTGGATGGGCGCGATCAAACGGCGCTTTGATCTGATTGTGGCCAATCCACCCTACATCGCGGCGGACGAAATGGCGGCGCTGTCGCGTGACGTGCGCGCGTGGGAGCCGCGCATGGCCTTGACCGATGAGGCCGATGGCCTGTCGGCCTATCGCACAATTGTCGGTCAGGCGCGTGATGCGCTGATACCCGGTGGACGTTTGATGTTTGAGATCGGCGCAACCCAAGGCCCGGCGGTGGCAAAATTGGTGGCTGCGGCCGGACTGCGCCGGGTCTTTGTGATTCCCGATCTGGATGGGCGAGATCGGGTTGTGAAGGGGCAGATGGCAGATTTTGACGATGATACGCCACGATAA